In a genomic window of Trichoderma atroviride chromosome 4, complete sequence:
- a CDS encoding uncharacterized protein (TransMembrane:5 (o33-55i76-93o105-127i147-171o191-212i)) yields the protein MLVGENNADARASPFVIAIKSAGIEVLPSVMNAVILIAVLSVGNSAVFGSSRTLAALANLGQAPEILGYVDQRGRPLVAILVAAAFGLLAYLADLKQENSVLDWLLAISGLSSILTWASICVCHIRFRRTWAARGLHPSDLPFQSQVGVAGSYVGLGLNISVLAAQFWVGAFPIPTPGHETITPSFQAENFFLKWMGAPIALIFFLGHKLYYRTSYVRIKDMDIDTGRRDFNVPILVQQEREEWETWPKWKRFYKWMC from the coding sequence ATGTTGGTTGGCGAAAACAACGCAGATGCGCGCGCGTCGCCCTTTGTCATTGCCATCAAGTCTGCCGGCATCGAAGTTCTCCCCTCGGTCATGAACgccgtcatcctcatcgccgTCTTGTCTGTCGGAAACTCCGCCGTCTTCGGATCCTCGCGAACgctcgccgccctcgccaacCTCGGCCAGGCCCCCGAGATCCTCGGCTACGTTGACCAAAGAGGACGCCCGCTCGTCGCCATCCTCGTAGCCGCAGCATTCGGCCTCCTCGCCTACCTAGCCGATCTCAAACAGGAAAACTCCGTCCTGGACTGgctcctcgccatctccggcctctcctccatcctcaCCTGGGCCTCCATCTGCGTCTGCCACATCCGCTTCCGCCGCACCTGGGCTGCTCGCGGCCTCCACCCCAGCGACCTCCCCTTCCAATCCCAAGTCGGTGTCGCGGGCTCCTacgtcggcctcggcctcaacATCAGCGTCCTGGCCGCCCAGTTCTGGGTCGGCGCCTTTCCCATCCCCACGCCGGGCCACGAAACCATCACGCCCTCGTTCCAGGCGGAAAACTTCTTCCTCAAGTGGATGGGCGCGCCAATTGCCTTGATTTTCTTCCTGGGTCACAAGCTTTACTACCGCACGAGCTACGTGCGCATCAAAGACATGGACATTGATACCGGAAGGAGAGACTTCAACGTTCCTATTCTTGTGCAGCAAGAACGGGAAGAATGGGAGACTTGGCCAAAATGGAAGAGATTCTACAAGTGGATGTgttga